The DNA window taattaagatatGAGCTCACCTTCTCCAATAAGCACTAAGCTGGTACGACCAGTTGCTTTGCCATCAACAAGGTTGAATGTGAAGGTTCCTTCATCAGTAACCTCCAGTAAGTCCATGAACATCTCAATAATGCCGGTGGTTTTGTTAAAGTTCATCGTGTACTTCTgagtttgaccaaaaaaaaacataataatgtatGCTGTCCAAGTTTACATGATAATTAATCTAAGTTTGTGAAGTCCACTGGAGCTGAAATGTTCTGATATGACTTACCTTTCCTTCATGGATGATATTGTCATTGAACACATACTCCACTTGGCAGTTAGAAGTGAACTTGCCAACTTCGGCCCAGAGACGCACACGGCCCTTCTCCTGCAGCTCAATGGCCATTTCACTTTTGAAGGGAATTACTGCAGAAAATTGCTCACAATTAACATATAACAACCTACTGACTggtaaatgcatattaaagtttgCACATTTACTATACTATATAAAAGTCTAGATAAACCACTTACTGGGGAACTGGTGGTCATGGCTGATGTCCAACAAGCGCTTAAGTCctacaaaatgtaaacaacattGCATGTAATCAACTAAGCTTTCGAGATGTAAACTATTATTGACAtgatttattggttttgtggaatcatttgtttgttgtttatggAAAAGGAATCGGCAGCTGCTTGCTCTCAGTTTGACATTAAGAAGAAGTGATCTTCATGTTTTCCTTTCTTAAGCATGAGCGTCACTCAAAGAAATGTAATGGGATGGAATATCACCACAGATTAAAGGAAAGTGACTCACCTTCTTCAGTGAGCGTGTAGCTGGCAGAGACACCATCAGTGTTAGTCACAAAACAAGAGTAAGTGCCCAAGTCTTCCAACGATGGGTCATTAAAGATAGCTCTGGACCTAAATAAAGGGAAATTAATGGATCTGTCAACAGTTATACAAACAAATCACTTGCAGACCTAGGTATTTCTTTACATATAGGTTATTGGgtattcaaacataaaaacagtcaATCTCAGCAAAACATGAATGTTAGTGAAACTCTTCATAACTGTATTATTTCAGAAGTCAACTTACCTGCCCCCAGCAGTCTGAATGGTGAGACGAGAAGTGTCAGTGAAGGCCTCATAGTTTTTAGACCACACAAACTGAGAGTTCGCTTTAAGATCGGAGCACTCAAAGATGAGAGAGATCACACCATCGTCGTCCACATCCACCACAATCTCATTGGTTCCTGAGGAGAACCCAACAGGTGTAAGCAAATTAGAAGTGCAGGTGGAGAGTGACAGATGTTTTCCTCTACCACACAGCTCTCTATACATGTCCTAGAATAAAATCTCACCAGGGCGAGTCTCAGCCAAAATTGCATCCGTTGCCTTTGAGGGTCCACCAACACCTGCCAGATTCTTAGCATGGACGCGCAGCATGTAGGAAACACCCTCTTGGAGACCAGTTACCTTaatcaaacaaagaaaataatacgCTGAAATTTTGTTCATTCTCTCAACTAAATGactcaacacaaacaaataaagaaacaaaaaacatcattaaaaaccGAAGCCAGTTCTAGGAAATTGGTTTGCAATTAAGCCATGGGAACAGTTCTGTCTCCGTTCTAAAAACAGAACTTGTACAGATACatactgtgaaaaataaatggCTAAACAAATTTATTACCTTCATGTAAGTATTTTTTGTGGATCTCTCTTGGACACATCTCCATTTGCCATTCTCTTCCTTATAGTCCACATAATATCCAGTCACAGCACTGCGGCCATTGAATGTGGGTGGTTCCCACAGAAGTACCATAGAGTCTTTACGCACCTCCTGGACACGGAGGCCATGAGGAGGGcctgaatttgtaaaaaaatttttttaaaaatgcacacaGAGAAATACCTGTGATGCATCACCGTAGGTAAAAATGgacaaaacaaactgtgattatTGATAACTCAATTGAATCCAAGTcccttgagtagcaaatcagcaccTTAAATAGTCAATAGGCAGTATAGCCTCTTTCAATCTTAAGaatttaaaaagattttatttattttttaaataagaaaaaacaagtaataataaagaaataagcacaaataaagaaataaatgaatgtgattaattaataaacatattttttcaagtatatatatatatatatatatatatatatatatatatatataaatcattattccttgtttgtttcttaatcctaatttattaaataatgaacAGCTGGAAAAGTATTCGGGCTTTCAATTCTGCTGTGGATTAAAAGTGGTCTTATAGTCAAAAAAAGTTAGCAGCCACTGTTATAGAGTAAACAAATTCAAAAAGGCAATTTACACTCATGTAGCTCATATATCATATTGAGCATTATGATTTCTTCTCCTTGATCATTTTCCTGAGTGGTCTTTCTACTCCCCATTATAATATCTCATATATACGGATTTAAACAAGGATGTAAGTCTCTAAAAATCTCGTTGCCTGACATAAATGCTGACTGGTTTACCTGGAACAGCCACAGTCCATTCCTTGCACTCCAAGGGGACAGTGGGTATGGAGGATTCACTGATACCAGCCCGATTGACTGCACGCACCTGGAACTGGTAGAATACATTTTCCTTCAGGTCTGTCACCTAAGTCAATGAGACAGGAATAGGGACAATAGTTATTCAGATCAGTTTTCAGCACCATGAGCATTGTGAATGTGATCAGAATTCTTAACTTTATGAAAGCTTTTCATtttgttaaactaaataaatccaCAAATTGTCATATATCCAGCACTGTGATATTATGACCTACTTTATAAGATGTGCCAGTGACTGCCTGGAGGTTAATTTCATGCCACTTGCTTGTGATTCCATCTTTCACTGTTCTGTAGTCCAGGTAGTAACCTCTGATGTCTGCTCCACCAGTCTTAGCAGGAGCTTGCCAGCCCAGCACCATGTAGTCACGGAGCCTCTCCTGCAGGGTCACACCGGTGGGAGGGCTTGGGACGGCTGCAGAAAGACAAGACTTAGTTTAGCCCAACAAAACTTTCAAACATGGGCTGTTTTACATGTTACCCAAACGGTATGGTAAACGGTGAAGGAGCACAAGATCTGTTGTGTATCTTCATAGTGGGACATCAGCATATCAAAGTGTGATGACCTGAAATTTAGATGTAATgtgtttgtaataataaataataataacaacaacttaataataataaaatacaaattttagaaTATTTTCATGCTGTTCAGACTCTGCATACAAACAGTCAGTAAGCATGCAGCACTTGTTCTATAACAAATCCTGTTATATGATGTCTAGTTAAAATTTAACCACAGATATAGCAGAAAatagaaattgtattttgcattattaaaatgaagaCTATTAGaaaagatgaagattttgttttcttGATTTTGTGACATTCAAGAAGATCaagatttgtttttacaaatacgAAAATATTATTTGCTATtgaatatatgtaatttttttgctttttcattattgaaatacatataataaatatacatatataaaataatgctacataatacacacacacacacacacacacacacacatacataaacgtattatatatatatatatatatatagtatagtagtattagtggtgggccgttatcggcgttaacgtgctgcgttaacatGAAACTCTTatcggcaaaaaaaaaatatctataatcTATTCTAAaagttgggagctgggtctatgcGAGATATGATAATGTTCACCTTGATATTTTCGCGCGaatgtatacctagccgaatctgtagggggcgagaatgaGTCTTTTAACCTTTGtatatgcctactgtgaaattaccacatcaaacgtgacgtgctaacatggatgcagctgtaGATGCCGCCGAatttgcttcagggaattttatatttttttcctaaagaagcttcccaatggaaacctctaCTAGAGGCACTCCTgtatttcacacatactccgcctGCAGTGCGAATGCAGTCCGTGTGCAGTccgtatgtggtgctgaagcagcccAGACTCATACTccttgtgctttcacacaggacacatTTGCAGTCCACTACTCGGTACGTAaatgatcgctgcactgctgcagatgaaccactcctggaacacactgacggaccgcaaccgcgtgaaaactggaatccgttaacatgggtacgtaaaaaaataagaaacgcatatgcactgcagacggattatgtgtgaaacacgcgtaaggttgtttgcaccttgtgaaatgtggaattagtttacagctttctcaagcagtttgtgatgcattttggaaacaggagatgagcccctagTCTAATacaccacctgtcttgagaaacccgttctcaaagacttagcgttaattttagtcattattttatttaggtagcatacatattctgaatgcctttggcagaattcaaatgagccattttaatctagattaattccaagattacagtgagatttacctagattaaatttttttatctatgcccaccactaatatatatattatattatatatacacacacacacacacacacacacacacacacacacacacacactgtatatatatatatttatttctcgATCTATTATTTCTAGGTATGTGTTTGAATAATATGAAATTTGTAGCTGTATTCTATAAACTACTGATaatatttgttcaaataaaaatCCCTTTTGTCCTTTAGAGCAGAAAATTACAATTATGTAACATTGTGACCAAGATTCATCCACCTGTCAATGACGCATAATGAAACACAATGATACACAGCATAATGATGCTTTGTCACAGTTTGAACAGGTCTATACTCACTGTGCTCAGGATGAAGGATGACCTTTGCTCAGCTTGTTCTACCACCCTTCCGGCTCATGCATAGGTTTGCATTACACACCCTGCAGTtattcagcaaacacacacacagcacagacaCACCTGCGTGACAACACAGAGGCACACTGTCTGATTTTCAGTCAACGTGCTTGTAGCTGTCTGGAATAGTTAACGAGATACCCCTATTGTCTCTTTCACATGGCTGCTTTGTTAATCTTAGTACCTGGATGTTTGTGTCACGCAGGATACACTCAGGTAATGACTGTGTGTTTCTAAGGGAATTAAAGGAGTTCTGATAGCAGAGCAGGGCATGCAGAGGCAGGACTCGCTTTAAAAATATGTTCATGCAGCATGCAGGCTTTTTCAGGTATTTTTAGCTTGGTGGTATGCAGAGTTTATATAGCACAtccattatatacagtataatggtGACTATTCAAATGGCACTGAAAGCTACGTGAGATGGTAATGAACATATAGAGGAATACGGAGGACGGTTTTGTAGCAAGTCAAGGACAGTATGGTTCTAAGTGCTGGCATACATTAGGGAAAGAATGAATCAAAGatatgaaatgcttttttttaatggtttcgtTACCTAAGCTACAATAGACAACATAATCTACACAGTGGATCCCTTACACATCTGGTTCAAATTAAAGGGAAAGttgaccaaaaaaacaacaacacttctctcatcatttgctcaccctcaagttgtacCAAACCGgtatgagtttctgtcttctgcggaacacaaacgttactttgaagaatgttggcaacccAACAGTTCAAATGAAATGGATAAaagtactatggaagtcaatggctacagtCAATTGTTTTttcaccaacattcttcaaaatatcttctttttaaactagtacaggtttggaacaagtagacagtgagtaaatgttgacagaattttcatttttgggtgaactacccttttcatttgaacaaaagcgaCAGTTCAGAAAAATATTTCATTGTGCCTCTcagataaaaaaagagaatataatgactaccgtatttttcggactataagtcgcacctgagtataagtcatataaaaaaacatataagtcgcattcattaagaaccaagaacaaagagaaaacattaccgtctacagccgccagagggcgctctatgctgtcAGAGATGCTAGAGCTGTAGACGGTTATGTttcctcttggttcatttctctcggttcatgtcaaactaattttgataaataagtcgcacctgactataagtcgcaggaccaggcaaactatgaaaaaaagtgcgacttatagtccggaaaatacgggtaatttaactttttttatgcatgtaaatTAAAGGCCACGCTACTTGTTTGTTATACCTCTTCAGTCTCTATATGTGTTCCTTGGCATGAAAAGTTTCAAAACTTCTGCTGTAGTCAATACTCACCAATGCTTGCTTGTACAATGCAGGCCTCAGATTCGGCGCTGCTTCCACTGTATCCTGCAGCGTTCACAGCCTTCACCCTAAACACGCATTTGTCCATAGTGTTCAGCCCATGGCACACAAACCTGCACACCAGAACACAAGTTATGCTTGCTATAAATATCTATAGAAACTGCTTTTTTGTAATTCATTAGAAAAATATCTGTAGTTTTAATAACAATGCACATTTATAGCAGTTTTCTGTCTCGGGTCACCTGATTGACATACCTAGTGCCTTTGACTGGCTTGTTGTTGCAGGGAACCCAAACACCACTGCCACTGACGCTGACCTCGATGTAATAGCCCACCAGATTCTTAACCTCCTTAGATGCCCCCCAGCACACAACTACAGACGTTTCAGTGTTTCTGATGGGAATAACAGGCCCTGGGACAGAGGGCAggtctaaaaacaaaaacatataaaagatAAAAGAGAAAGAATGGGGTTCATAGATTTCCAGTCAAGCCATACTCACATTTACAAGATCATGCCTATCatgaaaaacttttttgtaattatgaaacaaaaccGTTCTCTAGACATACACTAGCactcaaaagtctggggtcagtaagatttacattttttaaagttgcTCGATTTTTTACttagtcttcagcgtcacatggtccttcagaaattcttctaatatgctgatttggtgctcaaataacattcattattattatcaatgttaaatacagttgtgctccttcatatttttgtggaaacgatgatacattttttcaggatactttgaatagaaagtttgggagtaatagaaaaatattttgtaatgtgatAAATGTCtctactgacacttttgatcaatttaatgtgaccGTGCTGGAATGAAAgcattaataatatattactgACCCCGACTTTTGAAGGGTACTTTTCTGAACTGATACTGCCGGTCTCATCCCAAATTCATGCCACGTAGGATTAGAACCCCTTTGAGGCACTTGTCACAGCAGTCTTGAAACATTCGCTCTATCATGCAATTCAGAACACGTGTCACAAACTCGTTTTCTTTTTTGTGTCAAGTGCTAATACTCACCCAATCTGTCTCCCACAGTAGTCGCCCCAGTTTCTTCCGATGGCTCTCCAACTCCAGCAGAGTTGCAGCTACGGACACGGAAGCTGTAGGATTTGCCCTCAGCAAGGTCGAACAGGGCAAAGCGAGGGGACTTCACTGGCATCCCGGTGTTCACCCTCTGCCATGTATCTGTACCCACCAAGCACTGGGAACACATTTGATAGTTCAAGGCTCATTTCAAGGTAAAAATCAAATACTTTATATTGCACATTCTGCCTCACCTTCTCCACATAATACATGACACCCTCATGTCCTCTCTGGATGGGTGGCTTCCAGCTCAGTACCACGTAACTCTTAGTCGCCTCAGTGACAGCCAGGTCAGTAGATGGACCAGGAACCACCCCCACTGGAAGAGACAGTGACCACCACACATTATTTCCCCGCTCTTTTTACATTTCCATTGTCTTTGCTGTCATTTGTCACTTAACTTCAAGTCAATCTTTAGTTAATGATTGAATAAAACTGTCAAATGCAAGAAAATCTATATATGAATATCCATATTTATAACGTCCATTGTAATGCTGCAATGCCTAGATTTACTTGAGgaattttctgtaatttattttatttaattaattcctaacactgttcaaaagtttgaggtcagtaagtagaaaaaaatataaaatatatatatatatatatatattttttatatatatatatatatatatattttttttttttacttttattcaaggattaaattggtcaaaagtgaagTCATGTAAAGATATTAaaagtgttacaaaagatttccatttaaaataaataatatgaattgttctttgatcaaaaaatcctgtttttaagaattctgaagaaaatgtaGTTTTGACAGAAATATTAAACCTTACAACTGTGATaacaacaagaaatgtttcttgagcaccaaatcagcattttataatttttttatgacactgaacactggattaatgatgctgaaaattcagctttgtcatcacaggaatgaattgcattttaaaatatattcacaaatggaaaacagttatttaaaaaatattaattataattaaaaaatttactgttttaatgtattaatgcagccttgtagagcataagagacttcttctaaaaacataattaataaacaaaaatatcttacaaatcccaaacttttgaacagtagtgtagacAAAATTATGAAAAACTATTATCAAGTTAGTGTATTATTTTACCTGTGGGGTCTTCCTCAGTGAATTTGATCATTCCAGTCCATGGAGCCGAGGGACCAGctgtgaaacaaaacaaaacacatactTATTCTTAAAATACTAGAACTtgcctattctattctattctacttcTATTAAAGTTGtgtactgtgctagactaactgagacttgtcatggcacttgtatactgttctCTGTCTCgttgatctgattgcttctattgttctcatttgtaagtcgctttgtttAAAAGAgcctgctaaatgattaaaatctGCAAAACTGATTGGCCTTGTTCTTCAGTTTGAATTCTTTGTTCTTTAGTCTTTACTCATATATCCTTCACCTCTAAGGCGGGCACGGTCCGATGGATCCATGGCAACTACAGGGTCAGATGCCCGGGACGGGCGGCTCACACCAGAGTTGTTGAGGGCTCGGACCCTAAAGGTGTAGGAGCGGCCCTCATTAAGCCCAGTGACAGGAAAACGGGCATACTTCACTGGAGTGTCATTACACTGGGTCCAATGATGAGTGCCCACCTCCAACCTGTACAGAAATATTTAAACGATGAGCACTGATGCGAGCTCTATGGTCTCATTGCTGATGGCATATGACTCACCTGTCAATGAAGTAGCCAATGATGGAACTGCTGCCCTCCACTGCTGGCTGCTTCCAGGTAACAACCACATAGTCTTTATTAGCATCATGACAACGCACATCAAGAGGAGCTACAGGAACCCCCTC is part of the Carassius auratus strain Wakin chromosome 27, ASM336829v1, whole genome shotgun sequence genome and encodes:
- the LOC113045517 gene encoding M-protein, striated muscle-like — translated: MSKSLKLQKEQQQRDLETRYESSYHQGSLSSVNRQSYAAYVSSSSSSHGHKISKKEKKLSTLSKKEKRSYLAVDKEEEVIGYVVPVFRSSHLATQDLMETQEEVKEEGVGYVVMRNLFSRETDFKMRTVKKSRETSLRESAERLALSRKMHEKEEFQKKMNPDSLTHPPEFVVKPRGQTVWEGKSVTLHCTVAGWPKPRVAWYKNNVLIDAKSHPEKYVTESQYNMHSLEIKNCSFSDTAEYRISALNVKGESSAFAPVIIKRFKEGEEVTERPHGFSPEYGVTFNTTIIDKFDVSFGREGETMSLGCTVIVYPTVKRYQPEIVWYRNGVALSPSKWVQMHWSGERATLTLVHLNKEDEGLYTLRVNTKSGFDTHSAYVFVRDADVEEEGVPVAPLDVRCHDANKDYVVVTWKQPAVEGSSSIIGYFIDRLEVGTHHWTQCNDTPVKYARFPVTGLNEGRSYTFRVRALNNSGVSRPSRASDPVVAMDPSDRARLRAGPSAPWTGMIKFTEEDPTVGVVPGPSTDLAVTEATKSYVVLSWKPPIQRGHEGVMYYVEKCLVGTDTWQRVNTGMPVKSPRFALFDLAEGKSYSFRVRSCNSAGVGEPSEETGATTVGDRLDLPSVPGPVIPIRNTETSVVVCWGASKEVKNLVGYYIEVSVSGSGVWVPCNNKPVKGTRFVCHGLNTMDKCVFRVKAVNAAGYSGSSAESEACIVQASIAVPSPPTGVTLQERLRDYMVLGWQAPAKTGGADIRGYYLDYRTVKDGITSKWHEINLQAVTGTSYKVTDLKENVFYQFQVRAVNRAGISESSIPTVPLECKEWTVAVPGPPHGLRVQEVRKDSMVLLWEPPTFNGRSAVTGYYVDYKEENGKWRCVQERSTKNTYMKVTGLQEGVSYMLRVHAKNLAGVGGPSKATDAILAETRPGTNEIVVDVDDDGVISLIFECSDLKANSQFVWSKNYEAFTDTSRLTIQTAGGRSRAIFNDPSLEDLGTYSCFVTNTDGVSASYTLTEEGLKRLLDISHDHQFPIIPFKSEMAIELQEKGRVRLWAEVGKFTSNCQVEYVFNDNIIHEGKKYTMNFNKTTGIIEMFMDLLEVTDEGTFTFNLVDGKATGRTSLVLIGEEFAELQKKSEFERAEWVRRQGPHFVEYLSFEVTPECDVHLKCKVGNIKPATEIAWFKDGIEIEEDDEDAKKIKKSDEVLIFDIGKISKKDAGVYEVKLKDERGKDKTLLNLTDAGYQAVMNEVFRVIANSSTELKVMSTEHGIILYSFVVHYIEDLRVGWLHKESKVSHSDRVQCGVTGEQLWLKINEPTEKDKGKYAIDIFDGKGSFKRVLDLSGQVWEEAFEEFKRLKAAAIAERNRARVVGGLPDVVTIQEGKSLNLTGNVWGDPVPEVSWVKNDKPLLPDDHYTLKFEHGKFASITIAAVATIDSGKYALLVKNKYGTEAAEFTISVYIPEDEAEKKE